The proteins below are encoded in one region of Syntrophotalea carbinolica DSM 2380:
- a CDS encoding ANTAR domain-containing response regulator: MKSVLVVDDKPEIRRRVAEALIKYGFTDILEAENGQQAIDMAQAHKPLLILMDYVMPVMDGITAAEKISKKCPTPIVLLTTRADHETIEKARLAGISNYVVEPFREDQLFPAVDLAIHHFIEVTSLRQEVAKLKDTLESRKIIEKAKGALIQQGMSEQDAYRKIQRMAMNKRKTLKEVAEAILLTLE; this comes from the coding sequence GTGAAAAGCGTTCTGGTCGTAGACGACAAACCTGAAATTCGCCGTCGGGTGGCGGAAGCCCTGATAAAATACGGATTTACGGACATATTGGAAGCCGAAAACGGTCAACAGGCTATCGACATGGCGCAAGCCCATAAACCCCTTCTCATCCTCATGGACTATGTCATGCCGGTCATGGATGGCATCACCGCTGCTGAAAAAATAAGCAAAAAGTGCCCCACCCCCATCGTACTGCTGACGACCCGTGCAGACCACGAAACCATCGAAAAAGCCCGCTTGGCAGGAATCAGCAACTATGTTGTGGAACCGTTCCGTGAAGACCAGCTGTTCCCGGCGGTCGACCTGGCCATCCACCATTTCATCGAAGTCACCAGCCTTCGTCAGGAAGTGGCCAAACTCAAAGACACCCTGGAATCACGCAAAATCATCGAAAAAGCCAAAGGCGCATTGATTCAGCAAGGCATGTCCGAACAGGATGCCTACCGCAAAATACAGCGCATGGCTATGAACAAGCGTAAAACTCTCAAGGAGGTGGCGGAAGCCATCCTGTTGACCCTGGAGTAA
- a CDS encoding helix-turn-helix domain-containing protein yields MNIGEKLKRLRMINSLTQEELGNRADLTKGYISQLENDTACPSIATLKDILDVFGVSMQEFFTDPVDTEVVFGTDARVQPTNDGDDIKVELLVPGAQNREMDPALVTLEPGAEMEEQDFHEGEEFGYVLLGRIQVQLDDKVYTVKKNECFFFTSDRRHSVRNIGKGPARILWVVTPPTFDYKGK; encoded by the coding sequence TTGAACATCGGCGAAAAATTAAAAAGACTCAGAATGATCAACTCGCTGACCCAGGAAGAGCTCGGCAACCGTGCGGATCTGACCAAGGGGTATATCTCCCAGCTGGAAAACGATACAGCCTGCCCTTCCATTGCCACACTGAAGGACATCCTCGATGTCTTCGGTGTCAGCATGCAGGAGTTCTTCACCGACCCCGTCGATACGGAGGTGGTGTTCGGCACCGATGCCCGTGTTCAGCCCACCAACGACGGTGACGACATCAAGGTGGAACTGCTCGTCCCCGGGGCCCAGAACCGGGAAATGGATCCGGCCCTGGTGACCCTCGAGCCTGGTGCCGAGATGGAGGAGCAGGATTTCCACGAAGGCGAAGAGTTCGGCTACGTGTTGCTCGGGCGTATTCAGGTACAACTGGACGACAAGGTCTACACGGTGAAAAAAAACGAATGTTTTTTCTTCACCTCGGATCGGCGGCATTCGGTCAGGAATATCGGCAAAGGCCCGGCCAGGATTCTGTGGGTGGTGACTCCGCCGACCTTCGACTACAAAGGTAAGTAA
- the speA gene encoding biosynthetic arginine decarboxylase — MKRWSTRDSAKIYNLPNWGDDFFSINKKGHMCVHPSPSSKYSIDLRALVDDLIKRNIKPPILLRFMDVLQGRIAAINRAFKNAIAEYEYPASYQTFFPIKVNQQRQVVEAIAHYGKKHHMGLEVGSKPELVAAISFATGEKLPIICNGYKDNDFIEMVLYATRIGYDITIVVEKLFELEKVIALSRQSGIVPKLGIRVKLSSKGTGKWATSGGDEAKFGLKISELLAAVEILKEHDMLDTVKLLHFHIGSQITKIDKIKNALIEGTRIYVEMRKMGVGLEYMDIGGGMGVDYDGSKSSDFSSANYTIDEYANDVVYQVKNICDEAGVSCPNIISESGRATVAHYSVLVTNILNTNTQNALPEFDEILENADELSPTVRKLVDIYKSLDRHSLRVDYHDTIQLIQEAVSLFNLGYLNLHDRALAEWLCSKIFIKISGIVERLKSVPDEFQEFQLSLRQTYFANFSLFQSLPDSWAIDQLFPIVPIQRLNEKPDIMASIADITCDSDGEITSFVGENGRTDYLPIHKIEAGEDYYVGFFLIGAYQEILGDLHNLFGDTNAVHVSFNRKTNYKIDTVINGDATWESLKYVQYKGPEILKHVRDTLEKGVASRKISFEETSHFLELLDKALVSYTYLGSI, encoded by the coding sequence ATGAAACGCTGGTCAACCAGAGACTCTGCCAAAATATACAACCTGCCCAACTGGGGGGACGATTTCTTTTCGATCAATAAAAAAGGACATATGTGCGTCCACCCCTCGCCGAGTTCAAAATATTCCATTGACTTGCGGGCTCTGGTAGACGACCTGATCAAGCGCAACATCAAGCCGCCGATTCTGCTGCGTTTCATGGATGTTCTGCAGGGACGCATCGCCGCGATCAACCGCGCCTTCAAAAACGCCATCGCCGAATACGAATATCCGGCCAGCTATCAGACCTTCTTTCCCATCAAAGTCAACCAGCAACGCCAGGTGGTCGAGGCCATCGCCCATTACGGCAAGAAACACCACATGGGATTGGAAGTCGGGTCCAAACCGGAGCTGGTGGCAGCCATTTCTTTCGCGACCGGCGAAAAGCTGCCGATTATCTGCAACGGGTACAAGGACAACGATTTCATTGAAATGGTCCTTTACGCCACGCGTATCGGTTACGATATCACCATCGTGGTCGAAAAACTTTTCGAACTGGAAAAGGTCATTGCCCTGTCCAGGCAGTCCGGCATCGTGCCCAAACTCGGCATCCGCGTGAAGCTTTCCTCCAAGGGCACGGGCAAATGGGCCACCTCCGGCGGCGATGAAGCCAAATTCGGCCTCAAGATTTCCGAACTGCTGGCCGCGGTGGAGATCCTCAAAGAACACGACATGCTCGACACGGTAAAATTACTGCACTTCCATATCGGCAGCCAGATCACCAAGATCGACAAGATCAAAAATGCCCTTATCGAAGGTACGCGTATCTATGTCGAAATGCGTAAAATGGGGGTAGGACTTGAATATATGGACATCGGCGGCGGCATGGGAGTCGATTACGACGGTTCCAAGTCGAGTGACTTTTCAAGCGCCAACTACACCATCGACGAATACGCCAACGATGTCGTCTATCAGGTCAAAAATATCTGTGATGAAGCTGGCGTAAGCTGCCCCAATATCATTTCCGAATCGGGCCGCGCCACGGTGGCGCATTATTCGGTGCTGGTGACCAACATACTCAACACCAATACGCAGAACGCTTTGCCCGAGTTCGATGAAATTCTGGAGAATGCCGACGAATTATCTCCCACGGTGCGTAAGCTGGTCGACATCTACAAAAGCCTCGACCGGCATTCCCTGCGTGTCGATTACCACGACACCATTCAACTGATTCAGGAAGCGGTTAGCCTTTTCAACCTCGGCTATCTGAATCTGCACGACCGCGCCCTTGCCGAATGGCTGTGCAGCAAGATCTTTATCAAGATCAGCGGCATCGTGGAACGGCTTAAATCGGTTCCGGACGAGTTTCAGGAATTTCAGCTGAGTCTGCGCCAGACCTATTTTGCGAACTTTTCGCTGTTTCAATCGCTGCCCGACTCCTGGGCCATCGATCAGCTGTTTCCCATCGTGCCGATTCAGCGACTCAACGAAAAACCCGACATCATGGCTTCCATCGCCGATATCACCTGCGATTCCGATGGCGAGATCACCAGCTTCGTGGGTGAAAACGGTCGCACCGATTACCTGCCGATCCACAAAATCGAGGCAGGCGAAGACTACTATGTCGGCTTTTTCCTGATCGGCGCCTACCAGGAAATCCTCGGCGACCTGCACAACCTGTTCGGCGACACCAACGCTGTGCACGTCTCCTTCAACCGCAAGACCAATTACAAGATCGACACGGTGATCAACGGGGACGCCACCTGGGAGAGCCTCAAATACGTCCAGTATAAAGGCCCTGAGATACTTAAACATGTGCGCGACACCCTGGAAAAGGGCGTCGCCTCGCGCAAAATATCCTTCGAGGAGACCAGTCATTTCCTCGAACTGCTCGACAAAGCGCTCGTCTCATATACCTATCTGGGAAGCATCTGA
- a CDS encoding NAD(+)--dinitrogen-reductase ADP-D-ribosyltransferase produces the protein MQSCCTNYCSLPPWAIASRHFNRHPKPLELQGVRRCHHSFFERLDNEPDAERRTATFHDYMDVTFQLHQWSQQKTVGGRKSLKNSYLRFLRGWMFDSNGREGAVLKGWVESRFGLTPTYHGQAISDVHSEAYLAYLVDRMRGSARTSAIQAQFDLLFEFAQYELQRRFPGQTHFDLFRGIYDFSEHPLLEQIDPHHCVLRLNNLNSFTSDFERAWEFGSKVLAVKVPASKILFFNGLFSSALLRGEEENLVIGGEYEVEVVTGGFR, from the coding sequence GTGCAATCATGTTGTACAAACTACTGTTCCCTGCCGCCCTGGGCCATTGCATCCCGGCACTTCAACCGGCACCCCAAGCCGTTGGAGCTGCAAGGGGTGCGTCGCTGTCATCATTCCTTTTTTGAACGACTGGACAACGAACCGGATGCGGAACGTCGCACAGCGACCTTCCACGACTACATGGATGTCACCTTTCAGTTGCATCAGTGGAGTCAGCAGAAAACCGTTGGTGGCCGGAAAAGCCTTAAAAACAGTTATCTGCGGTTTCTGCGCGGCTGGATGTTCGACTCCAACGGTCGCGAAGGTGCGGTACTGAAAGGTTGGGTCGAAAGTCGTTTCGGCCTCACCCCGACCTACCATGGCCAGGCCATCTCCGATGTGCATTCGGAAGCCTATCTGGCCTACCTGGTCGACCGCATGCGCGGCAGCGCCCGTACCAGCGCCATTCAGGCCCAGTTCGATCTGCTGTTCGAGTTTGCCCAATATGAATTGCAACGCCGCTTTCCCGGACAAACCCATTTCGACCTGTTCCGCGGTATTTACGATTTCTCCGAACACCCTTTACTGGAACAAATTGATCCTCACCACTGCGTGCTGCGCCTCAACAACCTGAATTCCTTTACCAGCGACTTCGAACGCGCCTGGGAGTTCGGTTCCAAGGTTCTGGCGGTGAAGGTTCCGGCCAGCAAAATTCTCTTTTTCAATGGCCTGTTTTCCTCGGCGCTGTTACGCGGCGAAGAAGAGAATCTTGTCATCGGTGGTGAATACGAAGTTGAAGTCGTGACTGGAGGCTTTCGATGA
- the draG gene encoding ADP-ribosyl-[dinitrogen reductase] hydrolase produces MSDHHTPLEHLIRRAQNAFLGLAIGDALGATTEFLTPSEIKFRHKIHRRMIGGGWLNLKPGQVTDDTEMSLCIARAIDEASGWHLHGIAEHFAGWLRSKPIDVGATCRRGISDFIMKGQTEKAYSDWDGGNGAAMRMLPVALFTLGDEALLEQYSIQQAHLTHNHPLSDAGCIAVGKLVQQALQGDDRPKLHATVRQLCAEHPKFHCKHYRGLASAYVVETLQTVFHYFFSTGDFEECLIGVVNQGGDADTTGAIVGMIAGAFYADKPWPRNWLKKLNPKVKTEVTALAERLVRLSPLGKRLQAAEG; encoded by the coding sequence ATGAGTGACCATCACACGCCCCTGGAACATCTCATCCGCCGCGCCCAGAATGCCTTTCTGGGACTGGCTATCGGGGACGCCCTGGGAGCCACCACCGAATTCCTCACGCCCTCGGAAATCAAGTTTCGGCACAAAATCCATCGGCGCATGATCGGCGGCGGCTGGCTCAACCTCAAACCGGGCCAGGTCACCGACGATACGGAAATGAGTCTTTGCATCGCCCGCGCCATCGACGAGGCAAGCGGCTGGCACCTGCACGGCATCGCCGAACACTTTGCCGGCTGGCTGCGCAGCAAACCGATCGACGTCGGCGCCACCTGTCGCCGCGGCATCAGCGATTTCATCATGAAGGGCCAGACGGAAAAAGCATACAGCGACTGGGATGGCGGTAACGGCGCTGCCATGCGCATGCTGCCCGTTGCACTCTTCACCCTGGGCGACGAAGCTTTGCTTGAGCAATACAGTATCCAGCAGGCTCACCTCACCCATAACCACCCCCTATCCGACGCCGGCTGCATCGCCGTCGGAAAACTGGTTCAACAGGCCCTGCAGGGTGACGACCGGCCCAAACTGCACGCCACCGTCCGTCAACTCTGTGCCGAACATCCCAAATTTCACTGCAAGCACTATCGTGGTCTGGCCTCGGCTTATGTGGTGGAAACCCTGCAAACCGTTTTTCACTATTTTTTCAGCACCGGGGATTTCGAGGAATGTCTCATCGGAGTCGTCAACCAGGGTGGCGACGCCGACACCACCGGTGCCATCGTCGGTATGATTGCCGGGGCATTTTACGCCGACAAGCCATGGCCGCGAAACTGGTTGAAAAAACTCAATCCAAAAGTCAAAACCGAGGTCACCGCCCTTGCCGAACGCCTGGTACGCTTATCCCCTTTGGGAAAAAGGCTGCAAGCCGCCGAGGGCTAG
- a CDS encoding saccharopine dehydrogenase family protein, whose product MSKVLIIGAGGVGRVVTHKCAQAKDVFSAITLASRTQSKCDAIAAEIPDFPIKTAKVDADNVPELVALIQQEKPQLVLNVALPYQDLTIMDACLETGVDYLDTANYEPIDTAKFEYSWQWAYHDRFKEKGLMALLGSGFDPGVTNVYTALAAKKYLDEIHEIDIIDANAGSHGQPFATNFNPEINIREVTAPCRHWENGNWIETPALSTKHSFEFPDGIGPMNIYRMYHEEMESLVKHIPTIKKAQFWMTFSDNYLKHLEVLQNIGMTRIDEVEYQGQKIVPLQFLKAVLPDPGSLGPLTKGRTCIGVIARGIKDGKRKQVYIYNICDHEACYKEVNSQAISYTTGVPATVGAMMMLTGKWRGEGVFNMEQFDPELFLDVLAPMGLPTQVIDGGEWPEL is encoded by the coding sequence ATGAGCAAAGTGCTGATTATTGGTGCAGGTGGCGTAGGACGTGTCGTGACCCATAAATGCGCCCAGGCAAAAGATGTGTTCAGCGCTATCACGCTGGCTTCCCGGACTCAGTCCAAGTGTGATGCCATTGCCGCGGAGATCCCCGATTTCCCCATCAAAACAGCCAAGGTAGATGCGGACAATGTCCCCGAACTGGTGGCACTGATCCAACAGGAAAAGCCCCAACTGGTTCTCAACGTAGCCCTGCCCTATCAGGATCTGACTATCATGGATGCCTGTCTGGAAACGGGGGTCGATTATCTTGACACCGCCAATTACGAGCCCATCGACACAGCCAAGTTCGAGTACAGCTGGCAGTGGGCCTATCATGACCGGTTTAAGGAAAAAGGCCTGATGGCTCTGCTCGGCAGCGGCTTCGACCCGGGCGTAACCAACGTCTACACCGCGCTGGCGGCAAAAAAGTATCTGGATGAGATTCACGAAATCGATATTATCGATGCCAACGCCGGCAGCCATGGCCAGCCGTTTGCCACCAATTTCAATCCGGAGATCAATATCCGCGAGGTTACCGCGCCCTGCCGCCACTGGGAAAACGGCAACTGGATCGAAACCCCGGCATTGAGCACCAAGCACAGCTTCGAATTCCCGGACGGTATAGGGCCGATGAATATCTACCGCATGTATCATGAGGAGATGGAGTCGCTGGTCAAGCACATTCCGACCATCAAAAAAGCCCAGTTCTGGATGACCTTCTCCGACAATTACCTCAAGCACCTTGAGGTATTGCAGAATATCGGCATGACCCGCATCGACGAAGTCGAGTACCAGGGACAGAAGATCGTACCGCTGCAGTTTCTCAAAGCCGTGCTGCCCGATCCCGGCAGCCTCGGCCCTTTGACTAAAGGTCGCACCTGCATCGGCGTCATCGCCCGCGGCATCAAGGACGGCAAGCGCAAGCAGGTTTACATCTACAACATCTGCGACCATGAGGCCTGCTACAAGGAAGTCAATTCCCAGGCCATCAGCTACACCACCGGCGTACCGGCAACGGTCGGCGCCATGATGATGCTGACCGGCAAATGGCGCGGCGAAGGGGTCTTCAACATGGAACAGTTCGACCCGGAACTTTTCCTCGACGTACTCGCCCCCATGGGCCTGCCCACCCAGGTCATCGACGGCGGGGAATGGCCGGAGCTGTAA
- the nspC gene encoding carboxynorspermidine decarboxylase, with protein sequence MTGIDIPKILELAPSPAYVVDLGRLRHNLEILDQVQKRSGAKILLALKAFALWKTFPLIRQTLHGVCASSPWEARLGREEFGREVHSFAAAFKESDVVELLGISNHLVFNSFAQLERFRPLWEKEKGRVSIGLRINPEHSEGHTALYDPCAPGSRLGIPRAEFEGKSLDGVEGLHFHTLCEQLYEPLARTAAVVEEKFGSFLPQMKWFNFGGGHHITREGYDIDSLVELIKYFQGKYGVQVYLEPGEAIAIGTGLLVSEVLDVVHNRVDTAILDVSATCHMPDVLEMPYRPDIYGGFDAGAKPCTYRLGGPSCLAGDVIGDWSFEEPLHAGQRLAFLDMAHYTMVKTTTFNGIHHPSICTYEPDTGELEVLRHFDYEDFRNRLA encoded by the coding sequence GTGACCGGTATCGACATCCCCAAAATCCTTGAGCTTGCCCCCTCCCCGGCTTACGTGGTTGACCTTGGACGGTTGCGCCACAACCTGGAGATCCTCGATCAGGTTCAAAAGCGCAGCGGCGCCAAGATCCTGCTGGCCCTCAAGGCTTTCGCGCTATGGAAAACCTTCCCTCTGATTCGCCAGACCCTGCATGGGGTCTGTGCCAGCTCTCCGTGGGAAGCGCGACTCGGCCGCGAGGAATTCGGTCGCGAGGTGCACAGCTTTGCCGCTGCCTTCAAGGAAAGCGACGTTGTCGAATTACTGGGCATCTCCAACCACCTGGTGTTCAACTCGTTCGCCCAACTGGAGCGCTTTCGGCCCCTGTGGGAAAAGGAAAAAGGCCGGGTTTCCATCGGATTGCGCATCAACCCGGAACACTCCGAGGGGCACACGGCTCTCTACGATCCCTGTGCACCGGGTTCGCGCCTCGGCATTCCTCGTGCGGAATTCGAGGGCAAGTCACTGGACGGGGTCGAAGGGCTGCACTTTCACACCCTGTGCGAACAGCTTTATGAACCGCTGGCCCGCACCGCGGCGGTCGTCGAAGAAAAATTCGGCAGCTTTTTGCCGCAAATGAAATGGTTTAATTTCGGCGGCGGTCACCATATTACCCGCGAAGGGTATGATATCGACAGTCTGGTTGAGCTGATCAAATACTTCCAGGGCAAATACGGCGTCCAGGTCTACCTCGAGCCCGGAGAAGCCATCGCCATCGGTACCGGCCTGCTGGTCAGCGAGGTGCTGGATGTAGTACATAACCGGGTCGACACCGCCATCCTCGATGTTTCGGCGACCTGTCACATGCCGGATGTGCTGGAAATGCCTTACCGACCCGATATCTACGGCGGCTTCGACGCCGGTGCAAAGCCCTGCACCTACCGCCTCGGCGGACCGTCATGCCTGGCCGGCGATGTCATCGGAGACTGGTCCTTCGAAGAACCTTTGCACGCAGGGCAGCGCCTGGCGTTTCTGGATATGGCCCATTACACCATGGTCAAGACCACCACTTTCAACGGTATCCATCACCCGTCTATCTGCACCTACGAGCCGGATACGGGAGAGCTGGAAGTCTTGCGCCATTTCGATTATGAAGATTTCAGGAACCGACTGGCCTGA